One stretch of Prunus persica cultivar Lovell chromosome G1, Prunus_persica_NCBIv2, whole genome shotgun sequence DNA includes these proteins:
- the LOC18788308 gene encoding uncharacterized protein LOC18788308 → MAGVFRRSLSFPNKIIPNSRQAKVRAPKLSHHTRSISLPTRSHPLISQLKDHIAHLQSWATASFSFSDWLCQGLTRLRDLHHCLDDTLRLPQTQDSLRRLRSHSASCCWLDNLLDQFLRFVDVYGIFRTSVFALKQDHSAAQVALRKRDDSQIALYVRARKRMAKEMINLVNAVRCIVGRPGPAAAPLEHVGDSNYYTTSNIVDHELARVMSEVVQVTVTVSLALFNGIAAALSSGCPTTSLSKSNISSSRWSWMGILFSMGLMRCKEAVEDGEDHSRVRVNNIGVESLRNLRKKGEEEVKITLKKMQELEVSIAAIETCSETVFRSLINARVSLLNTLTLFN, encoded by the coding sequence ATGGCAGGCGTTTTCCGGCGGTCGCTTTCTTTCCCCAACAAAATCATTCCAAATAGCCGTCAGGCAAAAGTGCGAGCACCCAAGTTGTCTCATCACACCAGATCCATCAGTCTCCCAACCAGATCTCACCCCTTGATTTCCCAGCTCAAGGATCACATCGCTCACCTTCAATCATGGGCGACGGcctctttctccttctccGATTGGCTCTGCCAAGGCTTGACCCGCCTCAGAGACTTGCACCACTGCCTTGACGACACTCTCCGCCTTCCTCAAACCCAAGACTCCCTCCGCCGCCTGCGCTCCCACTCCGCCAGCTGCTGCTGGCTCGACAACCTTCTAGACCAATTCCTTCGCTTTGTTGACGTCTATGGAATCTTCCGTACCTCAGTTTTCGCTCTCAAACAGGACCACTCTGCAGCTCAAGTCGCTTTGAGGAAGAGAGACGACTCCCAGATAGCATTGTACGTCAGAGCTAGAAAGAGAATGGCCAAGGAAATGATCAACCTTGTCAACGCAGTTCGTTGTATTGTTGGAAGGCCAGGACCGGCAGCCGCGCCGTTGGAGCATGTCGGCGATAGTAATTACTATACTACTAGTAATATTGTTGATCATGAGCTGGCTAGGGTTATGAGCGAGGTCGTTCAAGTGACGGTGACGGTGTCTCTTGCCCTGTTTAACGGAATTGCTGCAGCACTCTCATCCGGCTGCCCAACAACGTCATTATCAAAATCGAACATCTCGTCGTCAAGGTGGTCGTGGATGGGAATATTATTTTCAATGGGGTTGATGAGGTGCAAGGAGGCCGTTGAGGATGGCGAGGATCATAGTAGGGTACGAGTCAATAATATTGGAGTTGAGAGCTTACGAAatttaagaaagaaaggagaagaagaggtgAAAATAACATTGAAGAAAATGCAGGAACTGGAGGTCTCTATCGCCGCCATTGAAACTTGCTCTGAAACAGTTTTCAGGAGTTTGATTAACGCAAGGGTTTCGCTGCTCAACACTCTCACcctatttaattaa
- the LOC18788659 gene encoding LOW QUALITY PROTEIN: uncharacterized protein LOC18788659 (The sequence of the model RefSeq protein was modified relative to this genomic sequence to represent the inferred CDS: deleted 1 base in 1 codon), translating to MDDDHHPKVKEEREKQRREEVKQKEKEDGSRMKPLTYEAYGGGMYGRDEGETEIAAKPKANKPLARETQSADGPDEATTDPPKHPPPPSTGDRDLDITGQTYIQ from the exons atgGATGACGATCATCatccaaaagtgaaagagGAGAGGGAGAAGCAGAGAAGGGAGGAGGTAAAgcagaaagagaaggaagacgGATCAAGGATGAAGCCACTAACATATGAAGCCTACGGTGGTGGAATGTACGGTAGAGACGAGGGTGAAACTGAAATAGCggcaaaaccaaaagcaaataaGCCACTGGCCAGAGAGACGCAGAGTGCTGATGGACCTGATGAAGCCACTACG GACCCTCCCAAGCATCCACCCCCACCTTCCACCGGTGACCGAGACCTTGATATCACTGGCCAAACCTATATTCAGTAA
- the LOC18790598 gene encoding uncharacterized protein LOC18790598, whose amino-acid sequence MGCAASKVEDLPAVALCRDRCKFLEEAISQTQAMSDAHVAYLASLRTLGPSLHRFFDDVYTIQNHCNCNGPPESESESDSTSHLQLPSDSESETELKGPRKRSDEAPTPVNDGDEYYRNLGGGLASKPPPPPPSPISSTWDLFNFFDAYDRERYPPSPLYSSTHLEPEEAATPTADKIKHNNININNDIGQQEEQQTRPKEKSKKTIHLAMSVKHNKQNEQNKQGVSAEAEAMRELHLLFDRASESGNQVLKSLQSHHHTISLHQEYGFGNREGLVSSQSLSYTLKTLFLWEKKLYDEVKAEERLRVTHEKKSRMLKQLEHNKATAESPKIESVRTALHNVSTKMKIAIHIVDRISVTINKLREEELWPQIVEFIHRLLGMWKAMVECHKSQYQAIAEASKSLDAIAISNAKLNGAHDLETAIQLKLELQNWNVCFSNWIATQKGYVKALNGWLLRCLLQEPSPQTDEEGDAAVVVPLSPGRLGAPPAFVICNQWSQAMDRLSGKEVIEAIRGFYTRIHLLLMEHHVDAETLLQRMAIENKDVARKLRLVEEGKEEEEEQRTMQKVLMRGRGKKNIIGLSLQAAQEEGGERENNIGSRNLVWDLKQTLMAMEKFTANSLKAYEELDAHIEKVNSPGLCV is encoded by the exons ATGGGGTGCGCCGCCTCAAAGGTGGAGGATCTTCCGGCGGTGGCTTTATGCCGTGACCGGTGCAAGTTCCTGGAGGAAGCTATCAGCCAAACCCAAGCCATGTCCGATGCTCACGTGGCTTACTTGGCCTCCCTCAGGACACTTGGCCCCTCTCTCCACCGTTTCTTCGATGATGTTTATACCATTCAGAATCATTGTAATTGTAATGGACCACCAGAATCAGAATCAGAATCCGACTCGACCTCGCACCTCCAACTCCCTTCCGACTCCGAATCCGAAACCGAACTAAAGGGTCCCCGTAAACGGTCGGACGAAGCGCCAACTCCAGTTAATGATGGTGATGAATATTACAGGAATCTAGGCGGCGGCTTGGCTTCCAAACCCCCTCCTCCGCCACCGTCTCCAATCAGCTCCACTTGggatttgtttaatttctttgacGCCTACGACAGGGAGAGATACCCACCATCCCCACTTTATTCTTCTACTCATTTGGAGCCTGAAGAAGCCGCTACTCCTACTGCTGACAAAATCAAACAtaacaatattaatattaataatgaCATTGGACAGCAGGAAGAACAACAGACTAGGCCGAAAGAGAAGAGTAAGAAGACGATTCATTTGGCCATGTCTGTCAAACACAACAAACAGAACGAACAGAACAAACAGGGTGTCTCTGCAGAAGCAGAGGCCATGCGAGAGCTTCACCTTCTCTTTGACAGAGCATCTGAGTCCGGCAATCAAGTTTTGAAGTCGCTGCAGTCTCACCATCACACAATTTCTCTTCATCAGG AGTATGGCTTTGGTAACCGTGAAGGCTTGGTGAGCTCACAGAGCCTATCTTACACTCTGAAGACGCTCTTCTTGTgggaaaagaaactttacGACGAAGTCAAG GCTGAGGAAAGATTGCGCGTAACGCATGAGAAGAAGAGTCGAATGCTGAAACAATTGGAACACAATAAGGCCACCGCTGAGTCTCCTAAAATTGAATCTGTTCGGACTGCACTTCACAATGtttcaacaaaaatgaaaattgcaaTTCATATTGTTGACAGAATATCAGTTACCATAAACAAGTTGAGGGAAGAGGAGTTGTGGCCGCAGATTGTTGAATTCATTCACAG ATTACTTGGAATGTGGAAAGCTATGGTAGAATGTCACAAGAGTCAATACCAAGCAATTGCGGAAGCCTCCAAGAGTTTGGATGCAATTGCAATATCCAACGCGAAGTTGAACGGTGCGCATGATCTTGAAACTGCAATTCAACTCAAGTTAGAGCTTCAAAACTGGAATGTATGCTTCTCCAATTGGATTGCCACCCAAAAGGGGTATGTAAAAGCACTAAATGGTTGGCTTCTCAGATGTCTTCTACAGGAACCATCACCGCAGACAGATGAGGAGGGTGATGCAGCAGTAGTAGTACCTCTGTCTCCTGGTAGACTCGGTGCACCCCCAGCTTTTGTGATATGTAATCAGTGGTCTCAAGCTATGGATAGACTCTCAGGGAAGGAAGTTATTGAAGCTATCCGGGGATTTTACACTCGTATACATTTGCTTTTAATGGAACACCACGTTGATGCAGAAACATTGCTGCAAAGAATGgcaattgaaaacaaagatgTAGCAAGGAAACTAAGACTTGTGGAGGAggggaaggaggaggaggaggagcaaaGGACAATGCAAAAGGTGCTGATGCGAGGTagaggaaaaaagaatattatTGGTTTGAGTTTGCAGGCAGCACAAGAGGagggtggagagagagagaataataTTGGATCAAGGAATCTAGTATGGGATCTGAAGCAGACATTAATGGCCATGGAAAAATTCACTGCAAACTCCCTGAAAGCATACGAAGAGCTTGATGCACACATTGAAAAAGTCAACAGCCCCGGCTTGTGTGTCTGA